The following are encoded in a window of Oncorhynchus keta strain PuntledgeMale-10-30-2019 chromosome 10, Oket_V2, whole genome shotgun sequence genomic DNA:
- the LOC118388197 gene encoding LOW QUALITY PROTEIN: elastase-1-like (The sequence of the model RefSeq protein was modified relative to this genomic sequence to represent the inferred CDS: inserted 1 base in 1 codon) has translation MLRFVLLSALAALVLTMDLEPQPRYLEEVPEQRVVGGEVAQPNSWPWQISLQYKSGSSYYHTCGGSLIRRGWVMTAAHCVDSQRTWRVVXGEHNLNTNEGKEQIMTVNKVYIHNGWNSNSVAAGYDIALLRLDTEASLNSVVQLAALPPSGQILPNNNPCYITGWGRTSTGGPLSNSLKQAWLPSVDHQTCSSSSWWGSTIKTTMVCAGGAANSGCNGDSGGPLNCQVNGQYYVHGIASFVSSAGCNATRKPTVFTRVSAYISWMNGIMG, from the exons ATGCTGAGGTTCGTCTTGTTGAGCGCTCTCGCAGCCCTGG TGCTGACTATGGATCTGGAGCCACAGCCCAGATACCTGGAAGAGGTTCCTGAGCAGAGAGTTGTGGGTGGTGAGGTCGCCCAGCCCAACTCCTGGCCCTGGCAG ATCTCTCTCCAGTACAAGTCTGGCAGCTCCTACTACCACACCTGTGGAGGTAGTCTGATCAGGAGAGGATGGGTGATGACTGCTGCTCACTGTGTGGACAG ccAGAGGACTTGGCGTGTGG CTGGAGAGCACAACCTGAACACCAACGAGGGTAAGGAGCAGATCATGACCGTCAACAAAGTCTACATCCACAATGGGTGGAACTCAAACAGCGTTGCTGCAGG ATATGACATCGCTCTGCTGCGTCTGGACACTGAGGCTTCCCTGAACTCTGTTGTCCAGCTCGCTGCTCTTCCTCCATCTGGCCAGATCCTGCCCAACAACAACCCTTGCTACATCACCGGATGGGGACGTACCTCCA CCGGCGGTCCTCTGTCCAACAGCCTGAAGCAGGCTTGGCTGCCCAGCGTTGACCACCAGACCTGCTCCAGCTCTAGCTGGTGGGGATCTACTATCAAGACCACCATGGTCTGTGCCGGTGGCGCAGCCAACTCTGGTTGCAAT ggagactctggcggccccCTGAACTGCCAGGTCAACGGTCAGTACTATGTCCACGGTATTGCCAGCTTCGTTTCCAGCGCCGGATGCAACGCCACCCGCAAGCCCACCGTCTTCACCCGTGTGTCTGCCTACATCAGCTGGATGAACGGG ATCATGGGTTGA